The Polypterus senegalus isolate Bchr_013 chromosome 1, ASM1683550v1, whole genome shotgun sequence genomic sequence ccattctgttcataacttttatggacagaatttctaggcacagccagggtgttgaaggggtccggtttggtggactcaggattgggtcactgctttttgcagatgatgttgtcctgtttgcttcatcaggccgtgatcttcagctctctggatcggttcgcagctgagtgtgaagcagctgggatgagaatcagcacctccaaatccgagagcatggtcctcagccggaaaagggtggagtgccctttcagggttgggggagagatcctgccccaagtggaggagttcaagtatctcagggtcttgttcacgagtgagggaagaatggagcgtgagatcaacaggcggatcggtgcggcatccgcagtgatgcggctctgcatggtctgtcgtggtgaaaaggagctgagccgtaaggcaaagctctcaatttaccagtcgatctacgccctaccctcacctatggtcatgagctatgggtagtgaccgaaagaacgagatcgcgaatacaagcggctgaaatgagtttcctccgccgggtgtctgggctttcccttaaagatagggtgagaagctcagtcatccgggaggggctcagagtagagccgctgctcctccacatcgagaggagtcagatgaggtggctcggcatctgatcaggatgcctcctggacgcctccctggtgaggtgttccgggcacatccaaccgggaggaggccccggggaagacccaggacacgctggagggactatgtctcccggccggctggcctgggaacgccttgggattgtcctggaagagctggaagaagtggtcggggagagggaagtctgggcctctctgcttaagctgctgcccccgcgacccaacctcggataagcggaagaggatggatggatggatggatggatggatgattctaagtggaaattcagatgcatacagcaacagaaacataaacaaTAATCATAAAGACTCACAGGATAGATTATACAGCCAATCAATCCATCAAAcattcaataagtaaataaataaatacatacataaataaatgtatattacagtatgcataaatttcaaaatgaacttaaagagtagGTGGGGAGGAAGCATTGAACTATGTTAAAGCAGATTTGATGATACAGATTACACAGTTTGTTTGGCTGTACAAATTCAAGCGTTTAATGCACCTAAGTAGTCATGTAGGAGGAGCAATTTTGGTTTGGTGGTGCATGAAAAAGTGGCTGATGAAATACTATATAAAAGCCCACACTTAAATAAACAAGGTCACAAAAggaaaactgttttaaaatgatgCAGATATCCATATTATTTATGGCTCTTTTAACAAGGGCACAAGAGCCGTCTTGCAGATCTCTAAGTAAATCAGTTTTGCCAGTTTTTTCAAAGGATGGGGATATTATAATTGGAGGTATCTTCTCATTTCACAATAATGTTATAGGCTTAAAACCTGCTTTCACATCAAAACCAGAACCTCTGAAATGCAAGGAGTAAGtaaatgcatgaataaaaaagaaagagagagatattCCTGTTTATTGAATTCATTAAgcttaatgtactgtacatctaaCCAGAATAGGTTAAAAGCTTTACAAATGATTGTAGTATCTGTTAACATCTGGTCTGTTTACAtaaccatttttaaatatttagaaaatttaaagagaaattattgatttgttttataACAGTGTATTGTTTTGTAACTGTGAAATGAAGTAAGCTTTATGGTTTCAGAGCTTATTATTAACCTTCCTACTCCAgtctactgtatacagtatattttaatatattttttttttaaataaaatgaaatatatcaaGGGGCATTGCTACAAGAATTTTAGAAAATAACAGACTCTAAATGTTAAAGTAAGTAATAATTTAACAAAGCAATTTGtcagatttgtatttttgtaactgCTGGTAATTAATGACTACAAAAGGATAAGACAGTTTGAAAATTAATAGATGAAAGGATCTGATTTTTTACTTCggaattatttaaaatttgctcAAGGTAAAGCTATTATTCTTGTGTTGGTGGTGACTTTacaaaaaatgatatttattcataattaaaatattttgttaacataTTCTTTTTACAGCTTAAACTTGATGGAATTCCAGTTTGCTCAGACTATGGTTTTTGCTATTGAGGAAATAAACAATAACACAGCACTACTACCAGACCTTTCTCTCGGTTATAAGATTTATGGTGACTGCAGTTCTGTAAACCTGGCTATGGCAGCAGTAATGGCATTGGTAAATGATGAGAATGAAGAAATAGTGTCAGGTAGTAATTGTAAAAAATCATCTACCATCTACGCTTTAATAGGACTTTCTGAATCACCACTGAGCATTTCTGTAGCAACATTTCTTTCTCCATTTCGTATACCAATGGTAAGTAATTATGTCTTATTGTTTAATCTGCAGTATGCTGACACAGTGGactgcactgctgcctcatggattcaTTGTCCTTCGCTTGAATCTTCTCCTATATGTTGACCATGTGGAGTGCATGATCTTCTTatttctgcatggatttcctcttcTGTCCCCAGATACATGCACATTAGGTTAACTAACAATTACATTTTAGCTACTGTGGTGTGTGCATAAATGGATGCTGAGGTCAACTCCTGTCCAGGTCAGTTTCTtatcttgcaccctgtgctggcagAATAGTGTCTGGCAAATCTAtaactttgaaataaaattaagcaggtttgagaatgttatataatATTGTGATATTTAATCCAACAGATGTTTACAATACAGCATTTTAGTGAAAGCTTTGAATGAACAATTTCCTTCATTTCTTTCAAAGAATGAAGGTGTGATCTACTCAAAAAATCTTGCTATAAGCAGAATGGCAATTTTTTTCCCACAGCATTAGAGATTTTTACTGCTTATCAATgtttaatgtatatttaaattcTAATCTCCCCCTTTGCGTTCAAAACTTCCAGGCTGTatcctttcctactgcatttaTATACAGATAACACCGCTGCACAGTAAATTAAATGTCTTCAATTTCTGAGCTGTAAAATCAACTGTACCTCTTCAAATACTATGTACTATATTTATGGTGTGTCATTCTGTCTATCAGATAATGATAGTCACCCATTACATATGGCACATACATTTAGCAAACTGGGAAGGTTAGTTGTCTTGGAGACCCATTCCTAGAGGATGCCAAGAAGtataagattttaaaattgttttctttggaaacattcattttaacctGGTGctccattatttgttttttgaggAGGGATGCaacaaatttatgttttttatttgagaAAGCCTTGACTAAAGAACAGCCTTAATATCCCAATCTTTGTAAAGTATGTAGTTATAGTGTTTTACAGGATGATAAGGAAAACAGTGCTGATCCCATCAGcgctgctccatcacagggtacacttACACACATATacctatttatttacattaatatttgGTCTCTTAATTAACATGAACACCTTCTGGAGGAAACTGTAGTATCCAGCAAAATCCCATTTGGACCTCTGGTGAATGTGTAATCTCCACCAAACAATGACTTGACCAGAGACTGAATTCAAGCCATTGGTGCCTTTTGGCAGTAGCATTGACTGCACTGCTATCCTCACTTTACATattcaacattaaaataaaaataccctACCAGACATGGTTTTGCAAAGACAGATTTGCAGTTcatactatagggtggtccagatctaattatgcaattttcattacgcaataacttattaagtttattacatagaacatCCCCCGAAAAATCCCGGAGCATCgagagtgtgcaaactgacgacatgaagaatcgtcttcacgccgaactggaattgtccctgcataaatcaaagtcatccagacgatctggatctgcataattagatctggaccaccttgttgGTTTCTGTGTCTAATATAAATTATGTTAAAAGTAATGTACCATTTCTTACTTTCACAGGTGAGCTATTTTGCTACATGCGCTTGTCTTAGCAATAGAAATGAATATCCAACATTTTTCCGAACAATACCCAGTGATTACCATCAAAGTAAAGCCTTAGCAAAACTTGTGAAACAATTTGGGTGGACTTGGATTGGTGTTATACGAAGTGACAATGATTATGGAATATATGGAACGGCTACATTCATTGAAGCTGTTCAGATGGAAGGAGTTTGCATTGAATATACTGCTGCCATCTCAAGATACAATCCACTTGAACAATACCATGAAACTGTAAATATTATCAAACAGTCAACTTCTAAGGTTATTGTTGCTTTCACATCTTTTATAGACTTGGAGATTTTAATTCAGGAAATTGCACTTCAGAATATTACCGGTTTACAATGGATAGGCAGTGAAGCCTGGATTTCGAATGCTAAGCTCACAGCTAATGAAATGTATAGAATTCTTGGTGGAGCCCTTGGATTTGCAATAACTAATGCAGTCATACCTGGTCTGAAAGAATTTTTGAGTAATATTCATCCATCTGACACACCTGCTAATTCTGTCATGGATGAGTTTTGGGAGAATATTTTTAACTACACCTTCACTTCCCAAAATGCCAATGACACAAACAAACTATATGAAGCAGCAAAGCAATTGAGTGATATAAATAACCAATACACAGATGTGTCAGACCTGCGAAttgctaaaaatatttataaaggaaTGTATGCAATAGCTCATGCACTACATGATATGTCAATATGTCCTACTGCTGAACGGACACAAAATGAGTGTACAGATATTTGGAAAACAAGACCATGGCAGGTAGGAAGATGTAGTCTACATAAAATTAAACTGCTTGTATTACTTGATAGTAATTTAATCTGCTTGGACAGGTACTTGAGTCCCTAAAAAAAGTCAACTTTACAATGATGCAAGGTGAAAGTATATTTTTTGATGGGAATGGTGATACAGTGGCCCACTATGAGTTGTTAAACTGGCAAATCAACAAAGAAGGAGTAGTCCAGTTGGTACCAGTGGGTATCTATGATGCATCACTACCAGAAGGACAACAATTGAAAATACATAATAACAGTATTATCTGGGGAGGAACtcaaaaaaaggtaattttttagacatgttgtttaaaattcATACATTATAAAGGAAATTGTATCTAATTTACACtctaaaaaacattgtttaatgtTATAATAACTGGACAAAGCCATGATCATGCACCAGAGACAATGATCTGCTCTCTTTTTTTAGAAAAACTATCATAAAGTGAGTACCTAGCACTATTTTTTCCCATTTCCTTCAAGGTGCCTAGATCAGTCTGTAGCAAGAGCTGCACACCAGGAACTTTTAAGGCAGTTCAAAAAGGAAGGCCTTCTTGCTGCTATGACTGCATCCTCTGTGCAGATGGAGAAATCAGTAATACAACAGGTTGGCTattaataaagaatattaaaaacaGCTTTGCTAGTCAACATGTGAGACGgctatatttgaaaataaatgttatcaaatgttcatatttgtgttaaaaaaatagaaaaagtctGATTTAGCATAAGCCACCCTAATTTGGGTTTTACATAggaaatataatgatttacttcatgagtgacaagtacataataaacaggaaTAACTGCATGCaatatttgaaatatgaaaatgtgcacttcaatttaaatgtttaaactctaaatATCCTGAATTATAATAGAAGAGAATGACAAATAATATTATATCCATAATCACTGTACTTAAAATGGTCTAAAATGATGCCCCAGATACTTATGCATTTGTTGAcatacatttgtaatttttaatattctgGGAGTGGCTATTAGAAGCTAAGACTACTGGTAAAGAATtaaatatccaaaaatattgtCATATTCATGATCTGCAATGGCAAATGACGCTCCATATGCCTATATTACCCATTTGTTAGAGGTTTAATGAAAAGGACTAACTTTGTCTCCAGAAATATTATTTAGGGGTGAACCCCTAAGGTCATTttatgtggcatgcacaacttcaagaccttctgataatttttgctgaagacctattggtttactctttatcataaggatctaatttccttcatattgttcaaaaatggcctaaaatgttatttttcggGAGTATAGAGGGCCAAAACTAGAGATAACCCAAAAAGCTgaatgtcttgcataactagacatcaagacacaTCGAACAGTATATCATATGTAGGGGTTTTCTCAGACCGGTGAGTCAGGAGGCGCTagacaaaaaaacagaggttaaagcaagtaattcttatgaacacaattggGCAAGAATTGTGAAATTTCAGCAGCTATAATTCATTTagtagtgcagtggttctcaatatGTGGGGCATAACCCCTTAGGGgagcacgaagtaacaaaaagggggggtgcgaagatatgaaaaaaagaaagcaagaattgaaaacatgaaaaatacatctaataaagtatctatctatctatctattgaaagcaaaacaaattaacttaaattacattctgatacaAGACAAAAtaagtatagagttagataattgttgataaaagttaagtaggtataataaaatatacatctatgatatatcattaattaaaaaggaacaaattggtattagtgggctcctttcaaaaaaacgttaggggtgcttcgattaaaactgttatgaaaactcgggtcgaaaatatttaaaggttgaaaaaTGCTGTAGTAGTGTTTGAATATGTTGAATAGGTTTGCCCAAAACCCCAagtaaacaaaattcagaaatctACTATATGTTGTTTTCACTAAAATTTAGAGTATTTTAATAAGAAGATTCAGTGTAGTGTATTTATCAATAAGGGTAAACACTTACAGAACAAAATGACACTtcataaatgtgtatttttgaatCCATTCAAATGCAGCACActaaaaaaaagcttttcaatTCCCTTGGGCAGAGTCCACTTGAAAGAGACAAGTGCTAAGGCATTAATGTACCTTGGTTGGACATGAAGTTCATAAAAATTCTTTAGgatcttttataaactgttgttGGTGTTGTTGC encodes the following:
- the LOC120532564 gene encoding extracellular calcium-sensing receptor-like, producing the protein MALRPLRILMPFFSKGRPLTSPAIIVDQDNCMLAIGSEPVRTFPQEMLQEGIIYRMALNLMEFQFAQTMVFAIEEINNNTALLPDLSLGYKIYGDCSSVNLAMAAVMALVNDENEEIVSGSNCKKSSTIYALIGLSESPLSISVATFLSPFRIPMVSYFATCACLSNRNEYPTFFRTIPSDYHQSKALAKLVKQFGWTWIGVIRSDNDYGIYGTATFIEAVQMEGVCIEYTAAISRYNPLEQYHETVNIIKQSTSKVIVAFTSFIDLEILIQEIALQNITGLQWIGSEAWISNAKLTANEMYRILGGALGFAITNAVIPGLKEFLSNIHPSDTPANSVMDEFWENIFNYTFTSQNANDTNKLYEAAKQLSDINNQYTDVSDLRIAKNIYKGMYAIAHALHDMSICPTAERTQNECTDIWKTRPWQVLESLKKVNFTMMQGESIFFDGNGDTVAHYELLNWQINKEGVVQLVPVGIYDASLPEGQQLKIHNNSIIWGGTQKKVPRSVCSKSCTPGTFKAVQKGRPSCCYDCILCADGEISNTTDSIECLKCPEEYRSNEERDKCILKDVEFLTFGEIMGVILTVFTLLGTCLTVSVAFVFFCHRHTPIVRANNSELSFLLLFSLTLCFLCSLTFIGQPSDWSCMFRHTFFGITFVMCISCILAKTIVVLMAFNATRPGANVMKWFGPSQQRLSVFILTFIQVFLCMVWLTISPPFFSLNIKSYKHKIIFECDLGSTVAFYIMLGYIGVLSALCFVLSFLARKLPDNFNEAKFITFSMIIFCAVWLTFIPAYISSPGKYTVAVEIFAILASSFALLFCIFSPKCYIILLKPEQNTKKSVIGKK